One segment of Pseudodesulfovibrio sp. 5S69 DNA contains the following:
- a CDS encoding endonuclease III domain-containing protein produces MALYATLMEMYEAMLAELGPSRWWPGDTPFEIAIGAILTQNTNWKNVEKALANLKGAGVLEAEPLHGLPVPELAELIRPAGYYNVKAKRIHNFLQFLKDEVEFDLLALKDCELAELRPKVLSINGIGPETGDCILLYALDFPTFVVDAYTARLMGRHGLAWEDIDYHGLQSIFMDALPEDVALYNEYHALIVRVGANWCRKKAGLCESCPLQPFLEQ; encoded by the coding sequence ATGGCCCTGTACGCCACGCTCATGGAGATGTACGAAGCCATGCTGGCGGAACTTGGCCCCAGCCGTTGGTGGCCGGGCGACACCCCCTTCGAGATCGCCATCGGGGCCATCCTGACCCAGAACACCAACTGGAAGAACGTGGAAAAGGCCCTGGCCAACCTGAAGGGTGCGGGCGTGCTTGAGGCCGAGCCTCTGCACGGGCTGCCCGTGCCCGAACTGGCCGAACTCATCCGGCCCGCCGGGTACTACAACGTCAAAGCCAAGCGGATTCACAACTTCCTGCAATTTCTCAAGGATGAAGTGGAGTTCGACCTGCTCGCCCTCAAGGACTGCGAGCTGGCCGAACTGCGGCCCAAGGTGCTCTCCATCAACGGTATCGGGCCCGAGACCGGGGACTGCATCCTGCTCTACGCCCTGGATTTCCCGACCTTCGTGGTGGACGCCTATACGGCCCGGCTCATGGGCCGCCACGGCCTGGCCTGGGAGGACATCGACTACCACGGCCTGCAATCCATTTTCATGGACGCCCTGCCGGAGGATGTGGCACTGTATAATGAATATCATGCCCTCATCGTCCGGGTGGGGGCGAACTGGTGCCGGAAGAAAGCCGGTTTGTGCGAATCCTGCCCCCTTCAACCTTTCCTTGAACAATAG
- a CDS encoding murein hydrolase activator EnvC family protein, protein MRKFLVLPVCCLLLLPILARAQAQDEVLSESLQKEHQKADENEQKVRALTQKAGQISTRLADIEDDVKLLKRRIRDQETGLADIRKDERQAEQDHFALEKEKERITLELSGLMRTLWPVHLQNVRSRFEGVEDWAMFDRRFNWLADIYAATSRKLDEARANAEKIALNLENQRQLAEEAEKQLAQVNQSKDRLLRNQYALRRNLKKINKQKENAEEELTEILATIEDLKYQLQSQKTKRFALYKRALPWPVRGQVVAGFNLKAKPPARGLAIGAPDGSTVQSIFWGKVVHNDTLRGFGHVVIIYHGYNYYSLYAYLSDTFVRNGQEVEKNEPLGTVGYFPKLDGTGLYFELRFHQKPINPESWLTALR, encoded by the coding sequence ATGCGTAAATTTCTTGTCCTGCCAGTATGTTGTCTTCTGCTGTTACCGATCCTGGCCCGTGCCCAGGCCCAGGACGAGGTCTTGAGCGAGTCGTTGCAGAAGGAACATCAGAAGGCGGACGAGAACGAACAGAAGGTCAGGGCGTTGACCCAAAAGGCCGGACAGATTTCCACCCGGCTGGCGGACATCGAGGACGACGTCAAGTTGCTCAAGCGGCGCATCCGGGACCAGGAAACAGGCTTGGCCGACATCCGCAAGGACGAGCGCCAGGCCGAGCAGGACCACTTCGCCCTGGAAAAGGAGAAGGAACGGATCACCCTGGAGTTGTCCGGGCTGATGCGCACCCTGTGGCCGGTGCATTTGCAGAACGTCCGTTCGCGTTTCGAGGGCGTGGAGGACTGGGCCATGTTCGACCGCCGTTTTAACTGGCTGGCGGACATATACGCGGCCACCAGCCGCAAGCTGGACGAGGCCAGGGCCAATGCCGAAAAGATCGCCCTGAACTTGGAGAACCAGCGCCAACTGGCCGAAGAGGCCGAAAAGCAGTTGGCACAGGTCAACCAGAGCAAGGACCGGCTGCTCCGCAACCAATACGCCCTGCGCAGGAATCTCAAGAAGATCAACAAACAGAAGGAAAACGCCGAAGAGGAGCTGACCGAAATCCTGGCCACCATCGAGGATCTCAAGTACCAGTTGCAATCCCAGAAGACCAAACGGTTCGCCCTGTACAAGCGTGCCCTGCCCTGGCCGGTCCGCGGGCAGGTGGTGGCCGGCTTCAACCTCAAGGCCAAGCCGCCTGCGCGCGGCCTGGCCATCGGTGCCCCGGACGGCAGCACGGTGCAGTCGATTTTTTGGGGCAAGGTGGTGCACAATGATACCCTGCGCGGTTTCGGGCACGTGGTCATCATTTACCACGGATACAATTACTACAGCCTTTACGCCTACTTGTCCGATACGTTCGTGCGAAACGGACAGGAGGTGGAAAAAAACGAACCCCTGGGCACGGTGGGGTATTTCCCCAAGCTGGACGGCACGGGTCTGTATTTTGAATTGCGTTTTCATCAAAAACCAATTAACCCGGAAAGTTGGTTAACAGCCCTGAGATAA
- a CDS encoding S41 family peptidase, translating into MRVTLWIVTFLLLFTLAVAPAQTIAAKGDQFEALKTFSQVLDLVESNYVKPVTKKELIDNSIKGMLEELDPHSTYLTPEDFKDMQVDTAGKFSGIGIEISMDQGRIIVVSPIEDTPAYKAGLLAGDIILEIDGESTQDMTLMDAVKLIRGEKGTSVNLLILHKDSNKPVEVAIVRGTIPIVNVKTQSLEDGYLYLRLTKFQESSTKNLREAITEYRKKHTLKGIVFDLRNNPGGLLNQAVSVADTFLEDGTIVYIQGRDPANRKDFYATKNAEDVKVPMVTLINAGSASASEIVAGALQDRKRSLIVGERSFGKGSVQQIIPLSDGSGIKLTTALYYTPSGRSIQAKGIDPDLRIPFEAPREDENNLRDRFTLREKDLSGHLENGQKTAKHKKDEDAEKAKDMLARDNQVRMALELVKSLPRMKEIQ; encoded by the coding sequence ATGCGTGTAACGCTTTGGATAGTCACTTTTCTGCTTCTTTTTACCCTTGCCGTCGCCCCGGCCCAGACCATTGCGGCCAAAGGCGACCAATTCGAAGCGCTCAAAACCTTCTCGCAGGTGCTCGACTTGGTTGAAAGCAACTACGTCAAGCCCGTGACCAAGAAGGAGCTCATCGATAATTCCATCAAGGGCATGCTTGAAGAGCTCGACCCCCACTCCACCTATCTCACGCCCGAGGACTTCAAGGACATGCAGGTGGACACCGCCGGCAAGTTCAGCGGCATCGGCATCGAGATCAGCATGGACCAGGGACGCATCATCGTCGTCTCGCCCATTGAGGACACCCCGGCCTACAAGGCGGGCCTGCTGGCGGGCGACATCATTCTGGAGATCGACGGTGAATCCACCCAGGACATGACCCTCATGGACGCGGTCAAGCTGATCCGCGGCGAAAAGGGCACCTCCGTGAACCTGCTCATCCTGCACAAGGATTCCAACAAGCCGGTGGAAGTGGCCATCGTGCGCGGGACCATCCCCATCGTCAACGTCAAGACTCAGTCCCTGGAAGACGGCTATCTCTACCTGCGGCTGACCAAGTTCCAGGAGTCCTCCACCAAGAACCTGCGCGAGGCCATCACCGAATACCGCAAGAAGCACACCCTCAAGGGCATCGTCTTCGACCTGCGCAACAACCCCGGCGGCCTGCTGAACCAGGCGGTCTCTGTGGCCGACACCTTCCTGGAGGACGGCACCATCGTCTACATCCAGGGCAGGGACCCTGCCAACCGCAAGGACTTCTACGCCACCAAGAACGCCGAAGACGTCAAGGTGCCCATGGTCACCCTGATCAACGCGGGTTCCGCCTCGGCCTCGGAAATCGTGGCCGGCGCCCTGCAGGACCGGAAACGCTCCCTGATCGTGGGCGAACGTTCCTTCGGCAAGGGCTCGGTCCAGCAGATCATCCCCCTGTCCGACGGGTCCGGCATCAAGCTGACCACCGCCCTCTACTACACCCCCAGCGGCCGCTCCATCCAGGCCAAGGGCATCGATCCCGACCTGCGCATCCCCTTCGAGGCGCCCAGGGAGGACGAGAACAACCTGCGCGACCGTTTCACCCTGCGAGAAAAGGACCTGAGCGGCCATCTGGAAAACGGCCAGAAGACCGCCAAGCACAAGAAGGACGAGGACGCCGAGAAGGCCAAGGACATGCTGGCCCGAGACAACCAGGTGCGCATGGCCCTGGAGCTGGTCAAGAGCCTGCCCCGAATGAAGGAAATCCAGTAG
- a CDS encoding divergent polysaccharide deacetylase family protein, whose protein sequence is MDDRAPDNKTNERAGFDGFLKRIYRPGPLICLFTLAFLALAGLGWMVLNAKTPPPQVIAPVVEDRKVEVEPEQDKTQGKAYEEATSDMEDRVKQADLAIIETMRDLGLKMHDLDLVDVELRRFEERGYHYQVLQFPKVTDRNRFLVTLRKRLYERLPGAVLLDNGDTEAAVEINGVRTHRLLLEATPQILARPEAKGPKLVVVIDDVGENYGVLKGLTGLDLPLTFAVWPHASHTRECVELISGTRHDLLVHFPMEPLGYPKVKPGDDALFVAMNDDQIRQRINENLQRIPEAIGVNNHMGSRFTADGPDMAVALTEFKRHGLFFLDSLTSGKSVGRVTAKSVGIPFYERDTFLDNVKDVNAILLQLRKTERVAQRQGRAIAIGHPYRQTLAALKQWQESRDTSIQVIPLSKLSPE, encoded by the coding sequence ATGGACGACCGCGCTCCCGACAACAAGACGAACGAACGGGCCGGGTTCGATGGATTCCTCAAGAGGATCTATCGGCCCGGTCCTCTCATTTGCCTGTTCACCCTCGCCTTCCTGGCCCTGGCCGGGCTCGGCTGGATGGTCCTGAACGCCAAGACCCCGCCGCCCCAAGTGATCGCCCCCGTGGTCGAGGATCGAAAGGTCGAGGTAGAGCCCGAGCAAGACAAGACCCAGGGCAAGGCCTATGAAGAGGCCACCTCCGACATGGAGGACCGCGTCAAGCAGGCGGACCTGGCCATCATCGAGACCATGCGGGACCTGGGCCTCAAGATGCACGACCTCGACCTGGTGGATGTGGAACTCCGCCGTTTCGAGGAGCGCGGCTATCACTATCAGGTCCTCCAGTTCCCCAAGGTCACGGACCGCAACCGGTTCCTGGTCACCCTGCGCAAGCGGCTCTATGAGCGGTTGCCCGGTGCGGTCCTGCTGGACAACGGCGACACCGAAGCGGCCGTCGAGATCAACGGCGTACGCACCCATCGGCTGCTTCTCGAAGCCACGCCGCAGATCCTCGCCCGGCCCGAGGCCAAGGGGCCCAAGCTGGTGGTGGTCATCGACGACGTGGGCGAAAATTACGGCGTGCTCAAGGGGCTGACCGGGCTCGACCTGCCCCTGACCTTCGCGGTTTGGCCCCATGCCAGCCACACCCGCGAGTGCGTGGAACTGATCTCCGGGACCCGCCATGACCTGCTCGTCCATTTCCCGATGGAGCCCTTGGGCTACCCCAAGGTCAAGCCCGGCGACGACGCCCTGTTCGTGGCCATGAACGACGACCAGATACGGCAGCGCATCAATGAGAATCTCCAGCGCATTCCCGAAGCCATCGGTGTGAACAATCACATGGGGTCGCGGTTCACTGCCGACGGGCCGGACATGGCGGTGGCCCTGACCGAGTTCAAACGTCACGGCCTGTTCTTCTTGGACAGCCTGACCTCGGGCAAGAGCGTGGGACGGGTTACGGCCAAGTCCGTGGGCATCCCCTTCTACGAGCGGGACACCTTCCTGGACAACGTCAAGGACGTGAACGCCATCCTGCTTCAACTCCGCAAGACCGAGCGGGTCGCCCAGCGCCAGGGCCGGGCCATAGCCATCGGCCACCCCTACCGGCAGACACTGGCCGCCCTCAAGCAGTGGCAGGAAAGCCGGGATACGTCCATTCAGGTCATTCCCCTGTCGAAACTCTCCCCTGAATAG
- the fliM gene encoding flagellar motor switch protein FliM — protein sequence MSKILEQDEVDALLRGLSGGDVETETEIPEDDTGVVAFDLANQDRIIRGRMPVLEIVNDRFARLCTNALANTMRKRVDINPISIDMSKFGDFMRSLPVPTSISIFKMDPLRGNALLVVDSRLVFALVENFFGGAGSQPKVEGRDFTPIEQAIVERVVKIALANMEESWKPVHEVHVEMVRTEVNPQFAAIVPPSDVVIVVTFEVELENAIGSLIVCLPYATMEPIRSKLHASFQSERLEVDHVWINRFKERLMETPVEMVVRLGRTTISGRQLLYLQEGDIILLDTDEDELLEAEVEGVRKFQGLPGRVKGNKSFKVIKEEEIRF from the coding sequence ATGAGCAAAATCCTCGAACAAGATGAAGTTGATGCCCTGCTCCGGGGTCTTTCCGGGGGGGATGTCGAGACCGAGACCGAGATACCGGAGGACGATACCGGTGTTGTCGCGTTCGACCTGGCCAATCAGGACAGGATCATCCGCGGCCGCATGCCCGTGCTCGAGATCGTCAACGACCGTTTCGCACGGCTGTGCACCAACGCGCTGGCCAACACCATGCGCAAGCGGGTGGACATCAACCCCATCTCCATCGACATGTCCAAGTTCGGCGACTTTATGCGCTCCCTGCCGGTGCCGACGTCCATCTCCATCTTCAAGATGGACCCCCTGCGCGGCAACGCCCTGCTGGTGGTCGATTCCCGCCTGGTCTTCGCCCTGGTCGAGAACTTCTTCGGCGGCGCCGGCAGCCAGCCCAAGGTCGAAGGCCGGGACTTCACGCCCATCGAACAGGCCATTGTCGAGCGCGTAGTCAAGATCGCCCTGGCCAACATGGAGGAATCCTGGAAGCCGGTGCACGAGGTCCACGTGGAAATGGTCCGCACCGAGGTGAACCCCCAGTTTGCGGCCATCGTTCCGCCCTCTGACGTGGTCATCGTGGTCACCTTCGAGGTCGAGCTGGAGAACGCCATCGGTTCGCTTATCGTCTGCCTGCCCTACGCCACCATGGAGCCCATCCGTTCGAAACTGCACGCCTCGTTCCAGTCCGAGCGGTTGGAAGTGGACCACGTCTGGATCAACCGCTTCAAGGAGCGGCTCATGGAGACGCCCGTGGAAATGGTCGTGCGCCTGGGCCGGACCACCATCTCCGGCCGCCAACTGCTCTATCTCCAGGAAGGCGATATCATCCTGCTCGACACCGACGAGGACGAACTCCTTGAAGCAGAAGTCGAGGGCGTGCGCAAATTCCAGGGCTTGCCCGGCCGGGTCAAGGGCAACAAGTCCTTCAAGGTCATCAAGGAAGAGGAAATTCGCTTCTGA
- a CDS encoding ABC transporter substrate-binding protein: MKKILLFLVAALLVASTAFAGKKYVISVTQIVEHPALDAMRQGVADRLKEKGIDFDYNVHNAQNNMATNTQIVSQIIGEEPDLVLAIATPGAQACARKIHDTPIVFTGVTDPVTAGLVKDLKNTDGKNITGLSDFSPIDKQVALIQELVPGVKTIGIIYNSGEPNAVPILKALKEEAAKVGIKVEEATIANSSGVYQAAKSLVGRCDAVYVGTDNTVVSAIESAVKVCEDNKLPLIVGDVDSVARGAIAAEAVDYYKMGLQTGDMIARILVDGVKPADMPVEFLNDLNLHVNMKAAKAMGVTVPQSVLDRADKVIE; encoded by the coding sequence ATGAAGAAGATATTGTTGTTCCTGGTGGCCGCCCTGCTGGTCGCTTCCACCGCCTTTGCCGGCAAGAAATACGTCATCTCCGTGACCCAGATCGTGGAGCATCCGGCCCTGGACGCCATGCGCCAGGGCGTGGCCGACCGCCTCAAGGAAAAGGGCATTGATTTCGACTACAATGTCCATAATGCCCAAAACAACATGGCCACCAACACCCAGATCGTCAGCCAGATTATCGGCGAGGAGCCGGACCTGGTCTTGGCCATCGCCACTCCCGGCGCACAGGCCTGCGCCCGGAAGATCCACGATACCCCCATTGTCTTCACCGGCGTGACCGATCCCGTCACCGCCGGGCTGGTCAAAGACCTCAAGAACACCGACGGCAAGAACATCACCGGTCTGTCCGACTTCAGCCCTATCGACAAGCAGGTCGCCCTGATTCAGGAGCTGGTGCCGGGCGTCAAGACCATCGGCATCATTTACAACTCCGGTGAGCCCAACGCCGTCCCCATCCTCAAGGCCCTGAAGGAAGAGGCCGCCAAGGTCGGCATCAAGGTGGAGGAAGCGACCATCGCCAACTCCAGCGGCGTGTATCAGGCGGCCAAAAGCCTGGTGGGCCGTTGCGACGCGGTCTACGTGGGCACCGACAACACCGTGGTCTCGGCCATCGAGTCCGCCGTGAAGGTCTGCGAGGACAACAAGCTGCCGCTCATCGTCGGCGATGTGGACTCCGTGGCGCGCGGCGCCATAGCGGCCGAGGCCGTGGATTATTACAAGATGGGATTGCAGACCGGCGACATGATCGCCCGCATCCTGGTGGACGGCGTGAAGCCGGCCGACATGCCCGTTGAATTTCTCAATGATCTCAACCTGCACGTGAACATGAAGGCCGCCAAGGCCATGGGCGTGACCGTGCCCCAATCCGTGCTCGACCGGGCCGACAAGGTCATCGAGTAG